The Caulifigura coniformis genome includes a region encoding these proteins:
- the metH gene encoding methionine synthase: MSTLSDNVTPRLQELLSERILLIDGSMGALLMSKGLVDEDYRGKRFADHPIDLKNATDILCLTQPEMIAGIHRDYLEAGADIIETNTFQGSSVTLKEFGLEHLTREMNRVAVELAKREADAYTKKNPGKPRFVAGSIGPTNVLLSFNAEHPGERKVSFDQMADSYAEQVRGLLDGGVDILLPETSFDTLNMKACLFAIGKVFEERGMKVPVMVSGTIFQGGRTLTGQTLEAFWAAVSHVPMFSVGLNCSLGPKQIRPYMEALSQRAPVYTSCYPNAGMPNGLGGFDSNPTEFSGVIRELAASGWVNIVGGCCGTTPEFISRAGKAIEGIKPRPIPERSRSSEYSGTELVELKPSSADAPNPFLIVGERTNVTGSKKFARLIKEKKYDEALAVARQQIEGGANMIDVNMDEGLLDADAEMTRFLHLLSDDPDVNKVPVMVDSSKFSVIETGLKCLAGKGVVNSISLKEGEEKFLEQARTVRSYGAAVVVMAFDETGQAVTADDKVSISKRAYDLLTGKAGFAPEDIIFDTNILTVGTGMDEHANYAVEFFEAVRRVKELCPGAKTSGGVSNVSFSFRGNEVVREAMNACFLYHAIRAGLDMGIVNAGQLEVYDEIDPVLREYCEDVLLNRRPDSTDRLIEYGEQIKAKKTDKGGVDTTLEWRKGTVEERLQHALLKGIMEFIDEDAEEARVKYGRPLNVIQGPLMDGMQVVGGLFGEGKMFLPQVVKSARVMKKAVAYLEPFMDAEKAAGLLPDDAAMNPSARGTIVLATVKGDVHDIGKNIVGVVLRCNNFEVIDLGVMVPCDKILETAIKMKADAIGLSGLITPSLDEMVTVAREMARQDYKLPLLIGGATTSARHTAVKIAPQYGHSVVHVKDASFSVPVVEKLLDAHLREDFARHNAEQQERDRQAFSQRQQQTLVPIEDARARRFATDWVAVDLPQPAFFGTKILENQPLETLRPYIDWSPFFMTWELKGKYPRIFDDPAVGEEAKKLYDDANTLLDRIIREKLFVARGVYGFWPASSIGDDIVLWREPPKIVGDAGVELVRFPMLRQQWERRGQKDFRSLADYIAPVESGRIDSIGAFAVTTGLGCDELAREFEARHDDYNSIMAKAVADRLAEAFAEYLHRQARVDWGYGKTEGLTTEQMVEEEYRGIRPAFGYPACPDHTLKRPLFDLLNAEQAAGIQLTDSFAMWPASSVSGLYFAHPECRYFAVDRLTRDQVEDYAKRKDVSIAEVEKWLMPNLGYDA, translated from the coding sequence AACGCGAGGCCGACGCCTACACGAAGAAGAACCCGGGCAAGCCTCGATTCGTGGCGGGCAGCATCGGACCAACCAACGTTCTTCTGTCGTTCAATGCGGAGCATCCGGGCGAGCGCAAGGTGTCGTTCGACCAGATGGCCGATTCGTATGCCGAACAGGTTCGCGGCCTGCTCGACGGCGGCGTCGACATCCTGCTGCCGGAAACGTCGTTCGACACCCTCAACATGAAGGCCTGCCTGTTCGCCATCGGCAAGGTGTTCGAAGAACGGGGGATGAAGGTTCCGGTGATGGTCTCCGGAACGATCTTCCAGGGAGGCCGCACACTGACCGGGCAGACGCTCGAAGCCTTCTGGGCCGCCGTCTCGCACGTGCCGATGTTCAGCGTCGGGCTCAACTGTTCGCTGGGACCGAAGCAGATCCGTCCCTACATGGAGGCGCTCTCGCAGCGCGCCCCGGTCTACACGAGCTGTTATCCCAACGCCGGTATGCCCAACGGCCTGGGCGGATTCGATTCCAACCCGACCGAGTTCTCGGGCGTGATCCGCGAGCTGGCCGCGAGCGGCTGGGTCAACATCGTCGGCGGCTGCTGTGGAACGACTCCCGAGTTCATCTCTCGGGCCGGCAAGGCGATTGAAGGGATCAAGCCGCGTCCGATCCCGGAGCGATCGCGTTCGTCGGAATACAGCGGGACGGAGCTTGTCGAACTGAAGCCTTCGAGCGCCGATGCGCCGAACCCGTTCCTGATCGTCGGCGAGCGGACGAACGTCACGGGGTCGAAAAAATTTGCCCGGCTGATCAAGGAGAAGAAGTACGACGAGGCGCTCGCCGTTGCCCGCCAGCAGATTGAAGGCGGGGCGAACATGATCGACGTCAACATGGACGAAGGTCTGCTCGACGCCGACGCCGAGATGACCCGGTTCCTGCATCTGCTGTCGGACGATCCGGACGTCAACAAAGTTCCGGTGATGGTCGACAGCTCGAAGTTCAGCGTGATCGAAACGGGCCTGAAATGCCTCGCCGGCAAGGGGGTCGTCAACTCGATCAGCCTGAAAGAAGGCGAAGAGAAGTTCCTCGAGCAGGCCCGGACGGTCCGTTCGTACGGGGCGGCCGTCGTCGTGATGGCGTTCGACGAAACGGGCCAGGCCGTCACGGCCGATGACAAGGTCTCCATCTCGAAGCGGGCGTACGACCTGCTCACCGGGAAGGCCGGCTTCGCGCCGGAAGACATCATCTTCGACACGAACATCCTCACCGTCGGCACCGGCATGGACGAGCATGCCAACTACGCCGTCGAGTTCTTCGAGGCCGTGCGGCGTGTGAAGGAACTCTGTCCGGGCGCGAAGACGAGCGGCGGCGTGAGCAACGTCTCGTTCTCTTTCCGCGGCAACGAAGTGGTCCGTGAGGCGATGAACGCCTGCTTCCTGTACCACGCGATCCGCGCCGGCCTGGACATGGGCATCGTCAACGCCGGACAGCTCGAGGTGTATGACGAGATCGATCCCGTCCTTCGCGAATACTGCGAAGACGTCCTCCTGAACCGCCGCCCGGACTCCACCGACCGGCTCATCGAATATGGCGAGCAGATCAAGGCGAAGAAGACCGACAAGGGAGGGGTTGATACGACGCTGGAGTGGCGGAAGGGAACCGTCGAGGAACGCCTCCAGCATGCCCTGCTCAAGGGCATCATGGAATTCATCGACGAAGATGCCGAAGAAGCGCGGGTGAAATACGGCCGGCCGCTGAACGTGATCCAGGGCCCCCTCATGGACGGCATGCAGGTCGTCGGCGGGCTATTCGGCGAAGGGAAGATGTTCCTGCCGCAGGTCGTCAAAAGCGCCCGCGTGATGAAGAAAGCGGTCGCCTACCTCGAACCGTTCATGGATGCCGAGAAGGCGGCCGGCCTCCTGCCGGATGACGCCGCCATGAACCCAAGCGCCCGCGGAACCATCGTTCTCGCGACGGTGAAGGGAGACGTCCACGACATCGGCAAGAACATCGTCGGCGTCGTGCTGCGGTGCAACAACTTCGAGGTCATCGACCTCGGCGTGATGGTCCCCTGCGACAAGATTCTCGAAACGGCGATCAAGATGAAGGCCGATGCGATCGGCCTGTCCGGACTGATTACCCCGTCGCTCGATGAAATGGTGACTGTCGCCCGCGAGATGGCCCGGCAGGACTACAAGCTGCCGCTCCTGATCGGCGGCGCCACAACCTCGGCCCGGCATACAGCCGTCAAGATCGCGCCGCAGTACGGGCACTCCGTGGTGCACGTGAAGGATGCTTCGTTCTCGGTGCCCGTCGTCGAGAAGCTGCTGGATGCGCACCTGCGGGAAGACTTCGCGCGCCACAACGCCGAGCAGCAGGAGCGGGACCGCCAGGCGTTTTCCCAGCGGCAGCAGCAGACGCTCGTGCCGATTGAAGACGCGCGTGCCCGCCGCTTTGCGACCGATTGGGTCGCCGTCGACCTCCCGCAACCGGCATTCTTCGGCACGAAGATCCTCGAGAACCAGCCGCTTGAAACCCTGCGTCCTTATATCGACTGGTCTCCTTTCTTCATGACCTGGGAGCTGAAAGGGAAGTATCCCCGCATCTTCGACGACCCGGCCGTGGGAGAAGAGGCGAAGAAGCTGTACGACGACGCCAACACCCTGCTGGACCGCATCATCCGCGAGAAGCTGTTCGTCGCACGAGGCGTGTACGGCTTCTGGCCGGCCAGTTCCATCGGCGACGATATCGTCCTGTGGCGCGAGCCGCCGAAGATTGTCGGCGATGCGGGCGTCGAACTCGTCCGGTTCCCGATGCTGCGGCAGCAGTGGGAGCGACGTGGCCAGAAGGACTTCCGGTCCCTGGCCGACTACATCGCGCCGGTCGAGAGCGGGCGGATCGATTCCATCGGCGCCTTCGCCGTGACGACGGGTCTGGGCTGTGATGAACTGGCCCGTGAGTTCGAGGCCAGGCACGACGACTACAACTCGATCATGGCCAAGGCCGTGGCCGACCGGCTGGCCGAGGCGTTCGCGGAATACCTCCACCGGCAGGCCCGAGTCGACTGGGGCTACGGGAAGACGGAAGGACTGACGACCGAGCAAATGGTCGAGGAAGAGTATCGCGGCATCCGGCCGGCGTTTGGCTATCCCGCGTGCCCGGACCACACGCTGAAGCGGCCGCTGTTCGACCTGCTGAACGCGGAACAGGCCGCCGGCATCCAGTTGACCGACAGTTTCGCGATGTGGCCCGCCTCGAGCGTGAGCGGTCTGTATTTCGCGCATCCGGAATGCCGCTACTTCGCGGTCGATCGCCTGACGCGGGACCAGGTGGAGGATTACGCGAAGCGGAAGGACGTCAGCATCGCAGAGGTGGAGAAGTGGCTGATGCCGAATCTGGGGTATGACGCGTAA
- a CDS encoding type II toxin-antitoxin system death-on-curing family toxin — MIQYLTQAEVLFIHRAALAANGGLPGLRDVALLDSAVAQPRMSFGGRDLYPTVIEKAASLGFSLMNNHPFVDGNKRVGWAAMRTFLLLNDVPLRFLTEDGVRIALAIAAGQTSREELVEWITTHVLV; from the coding sequence GTGATCCAGTACCTCACGCAAGCTGAGGTCCTCTTCATTCACCGAGCGGCGCTGGCCGCCAACGGCGGGCTGCCCGGGTTGAGAGATGTGGCTCTGCTCGACTCCGCGGTTGCCCAGCCGCGGATGTCATTTGGAGGGCGGGATCTCTATCCGACCGTCATTGAAAAGGCTGCCTCGCTCGGGTTCTCGCTCATGAACAACCACCCGTTTGTGGATGGCAACAAGCGGGTCGGATGGGCCGCGATGCGCACCTTCCTGCTGCTCAATGACGTTCCGCTGCGGTTTCTTACGGAGGACGGAGTGAGAATCGCGCTGGCGATCGCCGCAGGTCAGACGTCTCGTGAAGAGCTGGTGGAATGGATCACGACGCACGTCCTCGTCTGA
- a CDS encoding rhomboid family intramembrane serine protease: protein MGYLRKLGDLPRNPPITSIVLVVCIALFAFIHRNPDGDSLQALESAGWRDANAIWEGQWWPLITTAFLHYELWHLAFNMYWLWVLGGRLELEIGSARFLAFVLTAAFFTSAMQLAVSSTTGIGFSGVGYAIFGLMWVARRWRPAFAVVLTPRICQLFIFWMFGCLFMTWASDLDIGNTAHFSGLLFGAIASPLLAQPARKRPALIGLAASLSVAVLSLVWAPWNTHWIGNRAYQAHVDGNYQKAIDLYAKVLERDPQAGWARTCMEYARQALASSPAPSSD from the coding sequence ATGGGTTATCTCCGCAAACTCGGCGACCTCCCACGCAATCCGCCGATCACGTCGATCGTGCTGGTCGTCTGCATCGCACTGTTTGCCTTCATCCACAGGAACCCTGATGGGGACAGCCTGCAGGCGCTGGAGTCAGCGGGCTGGCGCGATGCGAATGCGATCTGGGAAGGCCAGTGGTGGCCCCTCATCACCACGGCGTTTCTGCACTACGAGTTGTGGCACCTCGCGTTCAACATGTACTGGCTGTGGGTTCTCGGGGGTCGACTCGAGCTTGAGATCGGATCGGCGAGATTTCTCGCCTTCGTGCTGACCGCCGCGTTCTTCACCTCGGCCATGCAGCTGGCTGTTTCGAGCACGACAGGTATCGGTTTCTCGGGCGTTGGGTATGCGATCTTCGGGCTGATGTGGGTGGCCCGTCGATGGCGCCCCGCGTTTGCCGTCGTGCTGACGCCGAGAATCTGCCAACTGTTCATCTTCTGGATGTTTGGCTGCCTGTTCATGACATGGGCCAGTGATCTGGACATCGGAAACACGGCCCATTTCTCAGGCCTGCTGTTCGGCGCCATCGCTTCGCCGCTGCTGGCCCAGCCTGCACGGAAGCGGCCCGCACTGATCGGACTGGCGGCGAGTCTGAGTGTCGCTGTGCTGAGCCTGGTCTGGGCGCCCTGGAATACCCATTGGATCGGCAATCGGGCCTACCAGGCTCACGTCGACGGCAACTACCAGAAGGCCATCGACCTCTATGCGAAGGTGCTCGAACGCGACCCGCAGGCCGGATGGGCCCGCACGTGCATGGAGTACGCCAGGCAGGCGCTCGCGTCGTCGCCGGCTCCTTCCTCCGATTGA
- a CDS encoding DUF1559 domain-containing protein yields the protein MGWAAPLTDSRGPDRANRSAFTLVELLAVIAVIAILVALLLPAVQQARESSRRTHCRNNLKQLGIAIHSYESAFRQFPPGAVRVDFTTGNRYRMPFILQILPQLDLAVLFNQADLSKSWHQGTNANLPLNPIPVYVCPTDPTSGSQLMNPREAFGNYGLNWGMHRYLDLDGNGSSSNEPGGSVPVCSPFGLNYGATISRIKDGTSNTLAMMEMLKGIGAGGVDRRGRIWNDDSNCYQISTRLTPNSRASDYCEIATCIDNPRFNLPYEPAPELTATGRGQSALASRSHHVGGVQVLLCDGSVRWSADSIDLTTWQALSTERYRDLVGEW from the coding sequence ATGGGCTGGGCTGCCCCATTGACAGACTCCCGCGGGCCTGATCGGGCCAACCGATCCGCATTCACCCTCGTCGAACTTCTCGCCGTCATCGCCGTCATTGCGATCCTCGTCGCCCTGCTCCTTCCGGCCGTTCAGCAGGCGCGGGAGTCGTCGCGCCGCACGCACTGTCGAAACAATCTCAAGCAGCTGGGAATTGCGATTCACAGCTACGAGTCCGCGTTCCGGCAGTTCCCGCCCGGGGCGGTGCGGGTCGACTTCACGACCGGCAACCGCTACCGCATGCCGTTCATCCTCCAGATCCTGCCGCAGCTCGACCTGGCCGTGCTCTTCAACCAGGCCGATCTCTCCAAGAGCTGGCATCAGGGAACCAATGCCAACCTGCCGCTGAACCCGATTCCAGTCTACGTCTGCCCGACTGATCCGACGTCCGGCAGCCAGCTGATGAATCCGCGGGAGGCCTTCGGCAACTACGGACTGAACTGGGGCATGCACCGCTATCTCGATCTCGACGGGAACGGCTCAAGCAGCAATGAACCGGGCGGTTCGGTGCCCGTCTGCTCGCCGTTCGGCCTGAACTACGGCGCGACGATCAGCCGCATCAAGGATGGCACGAGCAACACGCTCGCGATGATGGAGATGCTCAAGGGGATCGGCGCGGGTGGCGTCGACCGCCGCGGGCGGATCTGGAACGACGACTCCAACTGCTACCAGATCTCCACGCGCCTGACGCCCAATTCGCGCGCGTCCGACTACTGCGAGATCGCGACCTGCATCGACAATCCGCGGTTCAACCTTCCGTATGAACCAGCTCCCGAACTGACGGCCACAGGCCGCGGGCAGTCGGCTCTGGCGTCTCGCAGTCACCATGTCGGCGGCGTTCAGGTGCTCCTCTGCGACGGCTCGGTTCGATGGTCCGCGGACAGCATCGACCTGACGACCTGGCAGGCGCTCAGCACGGAACGCTACCGCGACCTGGTCGGGGAATGGTGA